In a single window of the Triticum dicoccoides isolate Atlit2015 ecotype Zavitan unplaced genomic scaffold, WEW_v2.0 scaffold194273, whole genome shotgun sequence genome:
- the LOC119344939 gene encoding NAC domain-containing protein 100-like: protein MSDIAPVQPLDLLLQPGFRFHPTDQELVIHYLYRKVYGLHDHHPFIPEVHVYQHEPWELPGKSFSPNTHDTGAKVEWYLFTVRARKYPNGHRMKRATLTGFWKSTGKDRPVMHNGVIVGMKKTLVFHTGHAPGGTRTDWVMHEYRLQGQRNHHIQDTYALCRVFKKNSTDNDPIRVESDLAYVGKDLMQSVLCGVDTDKDHIQVESEFDGVHARKGKKPFLTDGGSTSMENMEFLTGGANKDKEGMQPMYAGASADEDNYGNPWYTAALAEEDNSWMQPPSYDDWYTRVDLDKDDSLMQFIFGGVMLLTAD, encoded by the exons ATGTCGGATATTGCACCGGTGCAGCCGTTGGATCTCCTCCTCCAGCCCGGCTTTCGCTTCCACCCTACCGACCAGGAGCTCGTGATCCATTACCTCTACCGCAAGGTCTATGGCCTCCACGACCACCACCCCTTCATCCCTGAGGTCCACGTGTATCAGCACGAGCCCTGGGAGCTGCCAG GCAAATCCTTCTCGCCCAACACACATGACACCGGAGCCAAAGTGGAGTGGTACTTGTTCACGGTCAGGGCCCGAAAGTACCCCAATGGGCATCGCATGAAGCGGGCAACGCTCACCGGCTTCTGGAAGTCCACCGGGAAGGATCGTCCCGTCATGCACAACGGTGTCATCGTCGGCATGAAGAAGACGCTTGTGTTTCACACCGGCCATGCGCCTGGTGGCACACGCACCGATTGGGTCATGCATGAGTATCGTCTTCAGGGCCAACGCAACCACCACATTCAA GACACCTATGCATTGTGTCGagtcttcaaaaagaacagcacagACAACGATCCCATACGGGTCGAGTCCGATCTTGCCTACGTTGGCAAGGATCTGATGCAGTCCGTGCTCTGTGGCGTCGACACAGACAAGGATCACATACAGGTCGAGTCTGAGTTCGATGGTGTTCACGCGCGCAAGGGAAAGAAGCCGTTCCTCACTGATGGTGGTAGCACGAGCATGGAAAATATGGAGTTCCTCACCGGTGGCGCCAACAAAGACAAAGAAGGGATGCAGCCTATGTACGCCGGCGCCAGCGCGGATGAGGACAACTATGGCAACCCTTGGTACACCGCAGCCCTTGCGGAAGAGGATAATTCATGGATGCAGCCCCCCTCATATGACGACTGGTACACAAGAGTCGACCTGGACAAGGATGATTCCTTGATGCAGTTCATCTTCGGTGGCGTTATGCTCTTGACCGCCGACTGA